Within Pelagicoccus enzymogenes, the genomic segment TTCGCTTGGCGCGCTTTGCCTCTTCACTGTTTTCTTCCGGCTCTTCCATCCTTCGAAATCTAGCCAAAACGCTAGCGGACAGCCGTTTCCAGTAAAGGACCAAGCGCCGCCCAAGAACTGAATTTCCTCGCAACTACACTTTCAAGACCCTTTCCGCCAACGTGTTCCAAACCATCACCATCGTAGCCCCCGGACTCCTCGGCGCCTCCCTCGCCATCGCCGCCCACGAGAAAGGCGTCGCCCAAAAAGTTTCCCTCTGGGCCCGTCGCTCCGAAGCCGTCGACTCCCTCCTGCAACAACCATGGTGCGCCCGCGCCAGCACCGACCTCGCCGAAGCCTGCAGCGATGCGGAGCTCATCGTCCTCTGCGCCCCCGTAAACCGCATCATCACCCTCGCCCGCGAAATCGCCGCCTTCGCCACCGGAAATCCGATCGTGACCGATGTCGGCAGCGTGAAGGCCGACATCGTACGCCAGTGCGAAGCCGCCCTCGCAGGAAAAGCTCGCTTCCTCGGCTCCCACCCGATGGCCGGCTCCGAGAAGACCGGCATGGAGAACGCCAGTGGCGACCTCTTCGAGCAACGAACTTGCTTCGTCACTCCTTCGCAAAGCTCCGATCCCGAAGCCCTCGCCAAAACCATCGCCTTCTGGAAAGCCGTCGGCTCCCAAGTCGTCGAAGAAACGCCCGACCGACACGACGAGATCGTCGCCCAGGTCAGCCACCTCCCCCACCTGCTCGCTTCCTCGCTCGCCACTTTCCTCGCCAACCGCTGCCCCGCCGCCGCTGACTACTGCGGCAACGGCCTGCGCGACACCACCCGCGTCGCCTCCGGCAGCCCCGAACTCTGGCGGGAAATCGTCGCCCAAAATCGCCACGAAGTCCTCCGCGCCCTGCGCGATTTCCAAAACCATCTGCAAACCCTCGCCGCCGCCATCGCCAACGAAAGCGATTTCGAACTCCTACAGCAACTCGCCGACGGAAAACAATTCCGCGACCAACTTTAACACTCCACGTGGGACGGCCGCTCCGCGGGCGTCAATGTCTCCCATGCAAGATCCCTATCCAGTCACCCCCTTTACCACGCCCGTCCGCGGCAGCGTCACCGTGCCCGGTTCCAAGAGCATCACCAATCGGGCTCTCATTATCGCCGCCCTCGCCGACGGCGAAACGCTGCTGCAAAACTGTCTCTTCTCTGAAGACACCGAAATCATGGTCAATGCCCTGCAAGACCTAGGCTTCGACGTGCAGCCCGACCCGGCCGCTAAAACCATTCGCGTAGTCGGGCTCTCCGGCCAAATTCCCAACAAACAAGCCGAGCTCTTCGTCGGCAACTCAGGCACCTCCGCCCGCTTCCTCACCGCATTCCTCTGCCTCAGCAAAGGAGGCGACTACACTCTCGACGGGGTCCCGCAAATGCGTAAGCGTCCGATCGCCGACCTCGCCGAGACGCTCAACCAACTCGGAGCCAACATCGAAACCACCGACGGATTCGCCCCGCTGCGCATCCGCTCCAACGGACTCGCCGGCGGACGCGCCTCCATCGACGCCTCATCCTCCAGCCAATTCGTATCTGCCCTCGTCATGGCCGCCCCCTACGCTTCCAAGGGCATCGAAATCGTCATGGAAGACACCTCCGTGCGCCGCAGCTACATCGACATGACCCTCGCCATGCTCAAGCAGTTCGGCGTGCCAAAGTCCGCCCTTGCCGCCTCGGAAGAAGGCTACTCCATTAAGCACCACACCCCCTACCAAGCCAAGCCCGACGGCTACCTCGTCGAGGGCGACGCCTCCGCCGCCTCCTACTTCTTCGCCCTACCCGTCGCGGTCACCGGCGAGCTCGAAATCCATGGCGTCACCAAAGAATCGCTACAAGGGGATATCGCCTTCGCCGGCCGCATGGAGGAAGCCGGAGCCTACGTGGTGTGGAACGAAACCTCCGCCACCGTGCACTACGAGCCTGGAGCTCAGCCCGAATCTCTCGAAGGCAGCTTCTACCCCTACTCCGACACCTTCCTCACAGCCGCAGCAGTAGCGCCGCTTTTCAACGGCACCACCACCATCGAAGAGATCGGCCACACCCGCCACCAAGAGTGCGACCGCATCGCCGCCATGGCTGACGGCCTGCAACTCCTCGGACAAGAAGTCAAAGAGACCGAGGGCTCTCTCTCCATTACCCCGCGCCCCCTCCAGCCCGGCACCGTAGCCACCTACCACGACCACCGCGTGGCCATGAGCTTCGGCATCCTCGGCTGCTACGACGCTCTCGGCAACGGCCAGCCCTGGCTGCAGGTCGAAGACCCAACCTGCTGCAAAAAGACCTTCCCAGACTTCTTCCAAGTATTGGAAAAGCTGAGACAAGACTCGATCAATTCCGCCCAGTAGGGCTGGCGCTTGCGCCACGCCGCACCCACCCGATCCCACTCGCCACTCGTCACATGTCCAAAAAAGACTTCATCATCATAGCCGTCGACGGAGGGGCTGCCGCTGGCAAAAGCTCCACTTCCCGCGCCCTCAGCAGCAAATTCGACCTCATGCACGTCGATACCGGCTCCTTCTACCGAGCGACCACCGTCAAGCTCCTCGAAGCAGGTGTCGCTCCCGAAGCAGGCCCCGCCATGGACGCCGCGCTCGCAAAGCTAGAACTCGGCACCTACATCGACGAAAACTCCGCCTACATCGTAGTCAACGACTGGATACCCGACGAATCCATCCGCAGCGAGGAGGTCAACGCCAACGTCTCCCAATACGCCGCCATTCCCGAACTGCGCAAGTTCCTCTTCGACTACCAACGCGACCAAGCGAACATCGCCCGCGAAGAGGGCTTCGCCGGACTCATCATGGAAGGCCGCGACATCGGTTCCGTCATTTTCCCCGACGCCGACCTGCGCCTCTACCTCTACGCCGACCCCGCCAAGCGAGCCGCCCGCCGGGCTGCCGAAGGTCTTAGCGACAGCATCGAAAAGCGCGACCAAATGGACAGCAGCCGCAAGACAGCCCCCTTGTCCATCCCCGAGGGGGCCACCCTCGTCGACTCCTCCGAAATGACGCTCGAAGAAGTGGTCGAACACGTCTCAGACCTCGTATCCAAGGCTTACCTACAATAATATGCCCGCTCCCTACTCGCCAACCATCTACCACGCCAGCAAGACTTTCGCGGCCGGAGTCCTCAGCCAGCTCCTCATCGGCGACGTGGAAGGCATGCGCAACGTCCCCGCCAAAGGCGGCGTCATCCTCGCCGTGAACCACGCCAGCCACTTCGACCCGCCTCTCATCGGCTGCCTGCTTCGCCGCCATATCAACTTTTTTGCCCGTAAAACCCTCTGGTTCAACAAAGCCGCCAGCTGGTGGCTCGACAGCGTAGGGACCATTCCCGTCGACCGTGACGGCGACTCTGAC encodes:
- the cmk gene encoding (d)CMP kinase is translated as MSKKDFIIIAVDGGAAAGKSSTSRALSSKFDLMHVDTGSFYRATTVKLLEAGVAPEAGPAMDAALAKLELGTYIDENSAYIVVNDWIPDESIRSEEVNANVSQYAAIPELRKFLFDYQRDQANIAREEGFAGLIMEGRDIGSVIFPDADLRLYLYADPAKRAARRAAEGLSDSIEKRDQMDSSRKTAPLSIPEGATLVDSSEMTLEEVVEHVSDLVSKAYLQ
- a CDS encoding prephenate dehydrogenase; its protein translation is MFQTITIVAPGLLGASLAIAAHEKGVAQKVSLWARRSEAVDSLLQQPWCARASTDLAEACSDAELIVLCAPVNRIITLAREIAAFATGNPIVTDVGSVKADIVRQCEAALAGKARFLGSHPMAGSEKTGMENASGDLFEQRTCFVTPSQSSDPEALAKTIAFWKAVGSQVVEETPDRHDEIVAQVSHLPHLLASSLATFLANRCPAAADYCGNGLRDTTRVASGSPELWREIVAQNRHEVLRALRDFQNHLQTLAAAIANESDFELLQQLADGKQFRDQL
- the aroA gene encoding 3-phosphoshikimate 1-carboxyvinyltransferase, which codes for MQDPYPVTPFTTPVRGSVTVPGSKSITNRALIIAALADGETLLQNCLFSEDTEIMVNALQDLGFDVQPDPAAKTIRVVGLSGQIPNKQAELFVGNSGTSARFLTAFLCLSKGGDYTLDGVPQMRKRPIADLAETLNQLGANIETTDGFAPLRIRSNGLAGGRASIDASSSSQFVSALVMAAPYASKGIEIVMEDTSVRRSYIDMTLAMLKQFGVPKSALAASEEGYSIKHHTPYQAKPDGYLVEGDASAASYFFALPVAVTGELEIHGVTKESLQGDIAFAGRMEEAGAYVVWNETSATVHYEPGAQPESLEGSFYPYSDTFLTAAAVAPLFNGTTTIEEIGHTRHQECDRIAAMADGLQLLGQEVKETEGSLSITPRPLQPGTVATYHDHRVAMSFGILGCYDALGNGQPWLQVEDPTCCKKTFPDFFQVLEKLRQDSINSAQ